The following are from one region of the Gambusia affinis linkage group LG02, SWU_Gaff_1.0, whole genome shotgun sequence genome:
- the trappc2l gene encoding trafficking protein particle complex subunit 2-like protein, which yields MAVCIAVIAKENYPLYIRSVPSQNELKFHYTVHTSLDVVEEKVSAVGKSLADQRELYLGLLYPTEDYKVYGYVTNSKVKFVIVVDSSNTSLRDNEIRSMFRKLHNSFTDVMCNPFYNPGDPIQSKAFNGIVSGMMVQTG from the exons AACTACCCGCTGTATATACGCAGTGTACCCTCTCAAAATGAGCTGAAATTCCACTACACTGTACACACCTCTCTGGATGTGGTGGAAGAGAAGGTCTCAGCTGTGGGCAAATCCTTAGCAGACCAGAGGGAGCTCTACCTGGGACTGCTCTATCCAACTGAAGACTATAAAGT ATATGGGTATGTGACCAACTCCAAGGTGAAATTTGTGATTGTTGTGGACTCTTCCAATACATCATTGCGAGACAATGAAATACGAAGT ATGTTTAGAAAACTGCACAACTCATTTACTGATGTAATGTGCAACCCATTCTACAATCCTGGGGACCCCATTCAGTCAAA GGCCTTCAATGGTATCGTTTCTGGAATGATGGTACAGACAGGCTGA